A single Syngnathoides biaculeatus isolate LvHL_M chromosome 18, ASM1980259v1, whole genome shotgun sequence DNA region contains:
- the tmem88a gene encoding transmembrane protein 88a translates to MSLSRNGTLEKAPEPPHSEPSSPTRGAGAVVPPPYTTGGAGDDPPLELRGSLDCWACSVLVTAQNLIIAAINGLLAGIVFGTILTPALVMIIFGFLCHSTVQPHGTSVYCSDLLDDAGCVALLVVGFLLLTPLLVLALAAFCRLARHLQLGLCFIPYSRAVYKNLPPARSRGPGVGGCCGLPEAAEREGKGSVWV, encoded by the exons ATGAGTCTGTCACGGAACGGGACTTTGGAGAAGGCGCCGGAGCCGCCCCACTCGGAGCCGAGTTCCCCCACGCGAGGGGCCGGAGCGGTGGTGCCCCCGCCGTACACCACGGGCGGGGCGGGCGACGACCCCCCGTTGGAGCTGAGGGGGTCCCTGGACTGCTGGGCCTGCTCCGTCCTGGTCACGGCGCAGAACCTGATCATCGCCGCCATCAACGGCTTGCTGGCCGGCATCGTCTTCGGGACCATCCTCACCCCAGCGCTCGTCATGATTATATTCGGCTTCCTCTGCCACTCCACG GTGCAGCCGCACGGGACCTCGGTGTACTGTTCGGACCTGCTGGACGACGCCGGCTGTGTGGCGCTGCTGGTGGTGGGCTTCCTGCTGCTCACGCCGCTGCTGGTCCTGGCGCTGGCCGCCTTCTGTCGGCTGGCCCGCCACCTGCAGCTGGGCCTGTGCTTCATTCCCTACAGCCGGGCCGTGTACAAGAACCTGCCGCCCGCTCGCAGCCGGGGGCCCGGAGTGGGCGGCTGCTGCGGCTTGCCGGAGGCCGCCGAGAGGGAGGGCAAGGGCAGCGTTTGGGTGTGA
- the LOC133491656 gene encoding lysine-specific demethylase 6B-like, whose protein sequence is MYHPAELYSGRKTWRSYPDGGPNRGQWAPVNSRPWSQTQRCNGGRIPSDHPISPSSPPYNRGERAVHYAQDKGSSKGHRQAPHVWDGKEQPFEAQNWHHNSLRSFHNRAGANNGYLTRPGQRYINWDSNVSSSLRGSPRLHRNSSRELQCPPERWAPSDLRRTFPGRMINERAGPWKRAAPHQRQEQMHQHSPPPQHPSSTRDQCPAKRSRDSGPDQSSHPGSRHLVAVPPPLPRHPRCNQDDWKPPHDRTGPSHPSDHRTSTPQQQETSKSRAGGHSFCNSDPTVQNQGCSSRTSHLGNSYRKMSSPAEHTRVPYSHQNPHHHHQRHTQHVRAEQHKPSTHRLDEREEDSRNHLHKQSTEIRRNIRGVSKEPATPWSSAEDSPNYSSLHLKDSPHSLRVSPSSHKAANSGQPSRPKVQGSPPTQKEKFCSTSTPSRASPDVPKYKFSDVKYKKGSQLLYLSPHGSSRTNKAATESETPRTAGCVQKDKLARRERSERVEKANKNAEGRRKRKKKEQKLLEKKKKRDKAARKEKRRILKAKRGEKRSHGSPPIGNSAGEEHLPTGQCFPPRGTSPQPLPPAKQRHSVPTTTSPTGKNLLTSSSQSEQGPKAKPKDSLPSLLYEALEPLSAACRVRLEQQGGPLRAPDLQPVGVMGNGDVGDNLANTPPVLSWQGSPVSDVGEEEDELEKGMMSRPVLQPSPTQCFSPLPLENIENVAKESAESQLADCLDPSSATKGLLEDEEKKETAERSSSPRPELHRKTGLDDVFKSLATLLSGQRATCRGGPFGGLPPLTANGVKFASSLALGAGIKCHQHQDCGHKSHPASSSEAKNQSVSRLEQCRERAQCEPITAPSTRKTEEPDVDMNDRQDKDEDIQNAKEVSLLDHSLSAELRLTTTHTASLSHLLVSSKDERLKCEARAHRARLKLKIKEEKSLASPKHKDGRKKHKSHPGKDVRKKRVKGKRAEANIIKNKDDDVSVVEPAGTSQNKTSSALSTISASKLCTTTPASKASCTPAPVDPLKLKMLSMGFTKEPKVLLVKMKIDGRHTVNMAEVEEQKVPLCQLSIQNTAAQVVRACKGAKVRGKFKESYLLPSLSVKPNLAIQVPIPRDKLSPPTPSIYLESRRDAFSPVLLQFCTDPKNAVTVIRGLAGSLRLNLGLFSTKSLVEANAEHAVEVRTQVQQPADENWDSRGSTQTWPCESSRSHTTIAKYAQYQASSFQESLQEEKESENEEEEEEEEEQGDSSNAKGSPPSTEVKATSALPSGKSISANTPSSEMKSVGKIIKFGTNIDLSDPKRWKPQLQELLKLPAFMRVESINNMLSHVGHTILGMNTVQLYMKVPGSRTPGHQENNNFCSVNINIGPGDCEWFAVHEHYWQAINTFCEKHGVDYLTGSWWPVLEDLYSSNIPVYRFIQRPGDLVWINAGTVHWVQAVGWCNNIAWNVGPLNSYQYQLAMERYEWNELKKVKSIVPMIHVSWNVARTIKITDHDTFKMIKHCLMQSIKHIQILREQLVASGKKICYQSRLKEEPAYYCNECDVEVFNMLFVTSEHSAKKTYVVHCEDCARAKSASLTGVVVLEQYRTEELIKTYDSFTLAPPPFSK, encoded by the exons ATGTATCACCCGGCAGAGCTGTACTCTGGCCGTAAAACGTGGCGCTCCTACCCAGATGGCGGACCAAACAGAGGACAATGGGCCCCGGTAAACAGTCGGCCTTGGAGCCAAACACAAAG ATGCAACGGCGGACGTATTCCATCCGATCATCCCATTTCACCTTCAAGTCCTCCATATAACAG GGGGGAACGAGCAGTCCACTATGCCCAAGACAAGGGTTCCTCTAAGGGGCACCGGCAGGCTCCGCATGTTTGGGATGGTAAAGAACAGCCGTTTGAGGCCCAGAACTGGCATCACAACTCTCTGCGCTCATTCCACAACCGGGCTGGCGCCAACAACGGTTATCTAACGAGACCCGGACAACGCTACATAAACTGGGACAGCAATGTCAGCAGCTCTTTG CGTGGGAGTCCTCGCCTGCACCGCAACAGCAGCAGAGAGCTCCAGTGCCCCCCAGAAAGATGGGCTCCCTCGGACCTCCGCAGAACCTTCCCCGGTCGAATGATCAATGAGAGAGCCGGGCCTTGGAAACGAGCAGCCCCTCACCAGCGCCAAGAGCAGATGCACCAGCATAGTCCGCCCCCACAGCACCCTTCTTCAACAAGGGACCAGTGTCCGGCCAAGAGGAGCCGAGACTCAGGTCCTGATCAG tcatctcatccTGGATCGAGGCATTTAGTTGCCGTGCCACCACCCCTGCCCCGCCACCCCCGGTGCAACCAAGATGATTGGAAGCCTCCTCACGACAGAACAGGTCCTAGCCATCCCTCCGACCATAGGACCTCAACGCCACAGCAACAG GAGACCTCAAAATCACGCGCTGGAGGACATAGCTTTTGCAACAGCGACCCAACAGTCCAAAACCAGGGTTGCAGCAGCAGGACTTCACACCTTGGGAACAGTTATCGCAAAATGTCTTCACCAGCAGAACACACCCGTGTGCCTTACAGCCACCAGAATCCTCATCACCACCATCAGCGGCACACTCAGCACGTCCGAGCTGAACAGCACAAACCCTCGACGCACCGCCTTGACGAACGTGAGGAAGACTCCAGGAATCATCTCCACAAGCAAAGCACA GAAATTCGGCGCAACATAAGAGGCGTTTCAAAAGAGCCGGCCACCCCGTGGTCTTCTGCAGAAGATTCTCCCAACTATTCCTCCCTTCATTTGAAAGATTCTCCTCACAGTCTACGTGTCAGTCCTTCGTCACACAAAGCAGCTAACAGCGGTCAACCGTCTCGCCCAAAAGTCCAGGGAAGCCCCCCCACTCAAAAAGAAAAGTTCTGCTCAACATCGACCCCGTCTCGCGCGTCCCCAGATGTTCCAAAATACAAGTTTTCAGATGTCAAATACAAGAAGGGCTCACAGCTTCTCTACTTGTCCCCCCACGGCAGCTCCAGGACAAACAAGGCAGCGACGGAGTCGGAAACTCCGAGAACAGCCGGATGCGTGCAAAAAGATAAGCTGGCGAGAAGGGAAAGGAGTGAACGTGTTGAGAAGGCAAACAAAAATGCCGAAGGTAGGAGAAAAcggaagaaaaaagaacaaaaactacttgagaaaaaaaagaaaagggataAGGCGGCaaggaaagaaaagagaagAATCCTGAAAGCTAAAAGAGGAGAGAAGCGATCTCATGGCTCCCCTCCGATTGGCAACTCTGCAGGAGAGGAGCATCTCCCCACTGGCCAATGTTTCCCCCCCAGGGGTACTTCCCCACAGCCACTGCCCCCCGCAAAACAAAGACACTCAGTCCCCACAACAACGAGCCCCACCGGGAAGAATCTCCTCACATCCTCATCTCAGTCAGAACAAGGACCAAAAGCAAAACCTAAAGATAGCCTGCCTTCCCTTTTGTATGAAGCCTTAGAACCTCTCAGTGCAGCTTGTCGTGTGCGTCTTGAGCAGCAAGGGGGGCCTCTCCGTGCCCCGGATCTCCAGCCCGTGGGCGTGATGGGAAATGGCGACGTGGGCGACAACCTTGCCAACACTCCTCCCGTTCTCAGCTGGCAGGGCTCGCCGGTATCTGACGTGggagaggaggaagacgagCTGGAAAAGGGAATGATGAGCAGACCCGTCCTCCAGCCCAGCCCCACTCAGTGCTTTTCTCCGCTGCCCTTAGAAAATATTGAGAATGTGGCCAAGGAGTCTGCGGAAAGTCAACTGGCAGATTGTTTGGATCCATCGAGTGCAACTAAAGGCCTTCTCGAAGATGAGGAGAAGAAGGAAACGGCGGAAAGGTCCAGCTCTCCGCGTCCTGAGCTTCACCGGAAAACAGGTCTGGATGATGTTTTCAAGAGCTTGGCCACTTTGCTTAGTGGCCAGAGGGCCACGTGTCGAGGCGGTCCGTTCGGGGGCTTGCCTCCTTTGACCGCTAACGGGGTGAAGTTTGCTTCCTCTCTTGCTCTGGGAGCCGGCATCAAATGTCACCAGCACCAAGATTGTGGTCACAAGTCGCATCCCGCATCATCTTCAGAAGCTAAAAATCAGTCGGTTTCCCGTTTAGAACAGTGCAGAGAGAGAGCTCAGTGTGAGCCCATCACAGCCCCCTCCACACGCAAAACGGAGGAACCTGATGTTGATATGAACGACAGGCAAGATAAGGATGAAGACATCCAGAACGCGAAAGAGGTCTCGCTCTTGGACCACTCGCTCAGTGCCGAGCTGAGGCTGACCACCACCCACACCGCCTCGCTGAGCCACCTCCTTGTCTCCAGCAAAGACGAGAGGCTAAAATGTGAAGCGAGAGCTCACCGAGCCCGGCTCAAACTGAAGATCAAGGAAGAGAAAAGCCTCGCTAGCCCCAAACATAAAGACGGACGCAAAAAACATAAATCCCACCCGGGCAAAGATGTGCGGAAGAAGCGAGTGAAAGGTAAAAGAGCAGAAGCAAACATCATAAAGAATAAAGACGATGATGTCAGTGTGGTTGAACCAGCCGGAACCTCTCAGAATAAAACCTCAAGCGCATTATCAACTATCAGTGCGTCCAAATTATGCACCACAACACCAGCGAGCAAAGCTTCATGCACGCCAGCCCCCGTCGACCCCCTCAAGCTCAAAATGTTGTCCATGGGCTTCACCAAGGAGCCGAAAGTCCTCTTGGTGAAGATGAAGATTGATGGCAGGCACACAGTCAACATGGCAGAAGTCGAAGAGCAAAAAGTCCCACTTTGTCAGCTCAGTATCCAAAACACAGCCGCCCAAGTGGTCAGAGCTTGCAA GGGGGCAAAGGTCAGGGGAAAATTCAAGGAGTCCTACCTGCTTCCTTCCCTTTCTGTGAAACCCAACCTTGCCATCCAGGTTCCGATTCCCCGGGATAAGCTCAGCCCTCCCACGCCGAGCATCTAT TTGGAGAGCAGGAGGGACGCCTTCTCGCCGGTCCTGCTTCAGTTTTGCACTGATCCCAAAAATGCGGTGACCGTCATCAGGGGTCTCGCTGGCTCTCTCCGCCTCA ACCTCGGCCTGTTTTCCACCAAGTCTCTGGTGGAGGCCAACGCAGAGCACGCGGTGGAGGTGAGGACGCAGGTCCAGCAGCCCGCCGACGAAAACTGGGACTCCCGCGGCTCGACCCAGACGTGGCCCTGCGAGAGCAGCCGCTCGCACACCACCATTGCCAAATACGCTCAGTACCAGGCCTCGAGCTTCCAGGAGAGCCTGCAG gaggagaaggagagtgagaacgaagaggaagaagaagaagaagaggagcaaGGTGACTCTTCAAATGCTAAAGGCAGCCCGCCGTCGACTGAGGTGAAAGCCACTTCTGCCCTCCCCTCGGGCAAAAGCATCAGCGCCAACACACCCAG CTCAGAAATGAAGTCTGTCGGAAAGATCATCAAATTCGGGACCAACATCGATCTCTCAGACCCAAAACG GTGGAAGCCTCAGCTGCAGGAGCTGCTCAAGCTGCCGGCGTTCATGCGAGTGGAGTCCATCAACAACATGCTCAGTCACGTCGGTCACACTATCCTGGGCATGAACACCGTGCAGCTCTACATGAAAGTTCCGGGCAGCCGGACGCCAg GCCACCAAGAGAACAACAACTTCTGCTCGGTCAACATAAATATTGGACCGGGTGACTGCGAGTGGTTCGCTGTCCACGAGCACTACTGGCAGGCTATCAACACGTTCTGCGAGAA GCACGGAGTAGACTACCTCACGGGCTCCTGGTGGCCGGTCCTGGAAGACCTCTACAGCTCCAACATCCCCGTGTACCGTTTCATCCAGAGGCCGGGCGACTTGGTGTGGATCAACGCCGGGACGGTGCACTGGGTCCAGGCAGTGGGCTGGTGCAACAACATTGCCTGGAACGTCGGACCTTTAAACT CATACCAGTACCAACTCGCAATGGAGCGATACGAGTGGAACGAGCTGAAGAAGGTGAAGTCGATAGTTCCCATGATTCACGTTTCTTGGAATGTGGCTCGGACCATCAAAATCACGGACCACGACACCTTCAAGATGATCAA ACACTGCCTGATGCAGTCCATCAAGCACATCCAGATTTTGAGGGAACAACTGGTGGCTTCTGGAAAGAAAATCTGTTACCAGAGTCGTTTGAAGGAAGAACCGGCATACTACTGCAACGAGTGTGAC GTGGAGGTGTTCAACATGCTGTTTGTGACCAGCGAACACAGCGCTAAGAAGACGTACGTGGTGCACTGCGAGGACTGCGCCCGAGCCAAGAGCGCCTCGTTGACGGGAGTGGTGGTGCTGGAGCAGTACCGAACCGAGGAGTTGATAAAAACCTACGACAGCTTCACACTG GCTCCGCCACCTTTCTCAAAATGA